The Oryza glaberrima chromosome 5, OglaRS2, whole genome shotgun sequence DNA segment tatgcttatgcttatgagccaaaatttgaatttccaatcttataaatttaaacttgatttcgggatttttttttcatcaattcagtttttgcttttagatcactaagaacacatatgtaaaagttttattcataaattatttttcgtttgaaAATATGCCGTTTAGTGAAACAATGGGGCCGATTATCAGATAGGCATAGGCGATCGATGGTTAATTTAGTTCTCGAATAACATAGATAAGTAACATAGCTAGGGAGGCAAAACACCAAGCAACTGAGCTAAGACGATCGATTTCATATGCTATGCCAGTAAACAGAAGTACGTAATGCTGAGATAATAATCATTGTCATTACTCATTAGCATTACCATTACGGCCAAGCCACTCTAATGCTAAGAAGCTCCTGGTCGACAGAGTCTGCACCgatcgacgccgacgaggctTGCTTCCGGTGAAGaacctgacgccgccgccgtcctcttcTTTTTATTCGTTAATTCATGCTGCCATGATCTAGCGGCCGGTGTCATCGTCGTCCATCCCGGGGTACCTCAGCCGCGGGTTGTTGGCAAAGCTTCATATACATAAGACACAAATTAACAAATTAGCGCAACTTAACATTGATCGGTATCAGCATCAGCATTAGCATTAGCGAAAAACCTATCATGCATGTTCTTGCAGTATCCATCAGAGCAAAATTAAACTGCTTATCATGcatgttcttgcagtgttcatCAGATAAAAATTAAACTGCAGATTTGATAATGTGCCATGGAGAAGAACAAGGCAAGTAGAATTATTCACGCCTGCTACTATACCTGCTCGGAGGGAAGTGATCGAACGGCCCGGACGTCGGGATTGTCCCACAGAGATCGTTGTTGGATACATTTCTGAATGAAATTAAGAGCAAGGACAGGGGATAATTTTAAGTATCATGAGGGTGAAGGATAATTGTAAATGTAAATTACGGCAACAAAAGTTGGATCGAGCTGAGTTGTGAATTCTTACAGGATCATGAGGTTTGACAGCCCAGCCAGCTCGTTTGGGATTGGCCCAGTTAAAAGGTTGTGATCAATTCTCCTGCCAAgagtaaagaaaaaacaaaaactcaaacaTAAATATCAAAGTACATTTTGCATAGCTGAACAGTACTTTCTGATTTCagatataagtttttttttaagacttgTGCACATGAACTTACATTAATTACAGATAATCCGGGCATTAATTACTTGAGTGGAAAAGGTCAGGTGAGGGATGATAACAAATGGACAACGAGAACTTACATGAATTTTAAGGACTTGAGTTTCCCAAGCGACGGAGGCATCGGCCCAGAAATGGTGTTGTTGCACAAGTCTAGGCTAATCAAATTCTCCAGATTACCAAACTCTGGCGGAATTGGTCCTTCAATATTGTTCGAAGCGATTTCCCTAACCCAAGATAGCAAAAGACAGAAAGAGTCAATAAAAACTCCATGTAACTGATGGGCTtggcattcaaaaaaaaaaactgatgggCTTGCAACTCTCTACAAAGAGAAGCACTAGCAAATTAAACTACATTGACATTAGTCTGCTAAATGTGCCTTTTCATTTCTTTCTTGACAAcaataacaaacaaaaaaaaacacaactttaatttGCATGATTGATTACAAGAGCTTACATAAATTGTAGCTGGTCCAGTCGCGCAAGATCGGCCGACAGATGGCCGGACAGGTTCATCTCCTCAAGATCTCTGTTAAAGCAAAAAATGGAAACCAAAATCAGGCAAAGAATCAGATGAATTTGAAGAGTATCTCACCCTttgaaaatcataaaaaatccCATTGATTATGTTCTTCTTATAGCCGTGAATCAACGTGACAACATTTGGGGCCGAGAAGGCCCAGCCCAAGAGGTTTGGATCGGGCCAACGAATAGGCCCAAACAATCCTGTGTCCCACGATTTTCCGACCGATGGATTTGCTCCGAGATTCACGCCAAAAACCACGCGAGTCAAACAAAAAACTCAAAAAGCTCTTTCGTCTTCCTCCTTGCGACTCCTCGCGCTCACCGCCATTGACGGCCACCTTTACCTCGGAAAAGGATTTGATCCCCGCTAAACTCTCTGCGAAATCCAACGCGAAACGATGCGAAACCGGCGAGCTTTCTGCAGCAACAGGAGGGAGGAGGATAGAGGGCTCACAGGCGGATGACGCGGTTGTCGGCGTTGCAGGTGACGCGGAACCAGGTGCAGGGGTTCACCAGGTCGGGGTCCCAGCTCGCCAGCGCGCCGTCGGGGTCGCTCATCCCCTTCCTGAACTCCGTCAGCGCGTCGCCGTcctggctcgccgccgccgccgccaggacctccgccaccaccacgacgaggatggcggtggcgggggctAGGTTtccggccgccgtgggcgccATGGTTTGCGGCGGCAACTGCTTcgctgcggtggtggtggagacgtGGAGTGGAGTGCATGCTCTGAAACCGTGAGGTTTTAGGGGTGGTTTTATAGTGGGGGTGACGCTTCAGTTACCACTCTACTTCAAACTTtagttttctcctttttcattAGCactcttttcagtttttttatagaaagtttgtatatagaaattgtttaaaaaaattaagttaatctatttttcaaaattttataataaataatatttaattaattatgtactaatgAGTTTCCCCGTTTTACGTGCACAACAAATACCTCTCTTaacttaggccgagtttagttccaaaatttttcttcaaacttccaattttcccatcacattaaaactttcctacacacataaacttccaacttttctgtcacatcgttctaatttcaaccaaacttttaattttggcgtgaactaaacacacccttaggctGAAGTATTTCCTtaactttcccaactcacctctctcATGTTTCGTGcgtatgcttttcaaactgctaaacgatgtggttttaaaaaaagtttatatacgaaagttgcttaaaagaatatattaatctttttcttaaaaaaagctagtactacttaattaaccatatgCTAATGAACCGCTCTATTCTCCGTGCGCTGGAAATGTGTTCCCAACGCACAGCaacgaacacaaccttagaCAACTAACGGGGCCCTAAAAGCACAATTGCTACGCGTACTGGAGTAAAGTTATATGGTTCATTTTCTATGTCACTGACAAAGGGCCACGCACTTTTGTATTGCATTTTTTAAGGAAAAGTATATACACAAAATTTTTACCAAATGCTTACAAATTTGACGTGGCAAGCTGTGAGTAAATATAGATTTCTATAATTCCATCTAGTTAAATC contains these protein-coding regions:
- the LOC127774725 gene encoding leucine-rich repeat protein 1-like, which codes for MAPTAAGNLAPATAILVVVVAEVLAAAAASQDGDALTEFRKGMSDPDGALASWDPDLVNPCTWFRVTCNADNRVIRLDLEEMNLSGHLSADLARLDQLQFMEIASNNIEGPIPPEFGNLENLISLDLCNNTISGPMPPSLGKLKSLKFMRIDHNLLTGPIPNELAGLSNLMILNVSNNDLCGTIPTSGPFDHFPPSSFANNPRLRYPGMDDDDTGR